A single genomic interval of Longimicrobium sp. harbors:
- a CDS encoding MbtH family NRPS accessory protein: MSEQREDDTIYQVVVNELEQYSLWPVDRDPPMGWKPAGKQGTKTECLDYIHEVWTDMRPRTVRDAMDEPEGA; encoded by the coding sequence ATGAGCGAACAGCGCGAGGACGACACCATCTACCAGGTGGTGGTGAACGAATTGGAGCAGTACTCCCTGTGGCCGGTCGACCGGGACCCTCCCATGGGATGGAAGCCCGCGGGGAAGCAGGGCACGAAGACCGAGTGCCTGGATTACATCCACGAGGTCTGGACCGACATGCGCCCCCGCACCGTGCGCGACGCCATGGACGAGCCCGAGGGGGCGTGA